In Pseudomonas oryzihabitans, the DNA window GGTAGGAAATCGCCTGCAGCACGATAAAGGACAGTCCGGCCGGCAGGGCCACCTTCTGCCAGTCCAGTGGCAGGGCGCCGGTCGTCACCAGCACCTGACTCCAGGTGGCGGCGACGATGTTGGCGTACTTGTACCAGCAGAGCACCGCCAGGTTGATCACGATCAGCCCGGCAAGCAGCCGCAGCCGCGTCTTCGAGCCTTCGCGCGCGCGATCCACCAGCAACCCGCCGACCCAGGCCAACAACGCCAGGGCCATGTGCAGCAGCAGGAACAGCGGACTCAGCCAGCCGTAGAACAGCCAGCTGCCCACCAGCAGCACCCCGTTGCGCCCGCCGGGCCGCGCCAGGGCGTAGACCAGCAGGAACAGCGGCAGGAAGAGGGTGAGGAATTCCAGCGAGGCGAAGACCATCGAGGGGCTGTCCTTAGTGGGCGATAGCGTCCTGGGTGGCGAGCAGACGCGGACCCGCGGCGCCGGGGAGCAGCAGCACGCTATAGCGCTCGCCGGCCTTGAGTTCGCCCAGATCCAGCGGCGCGCCTTGCGGCTGACCGGCGCAGGTCAGTTGCACCTTGAGCGCCACGGCGTTGAGGCTGCGGCGCTGCAGGGTGCCGTCGGTGACGTCCTTGAAGATCTCGGCGTTGCGCCCCGCGGCCTGCAGCCCAGGTGCTGCGCACTGCGGATCCAGGCTGTAGAAGGCCAGGGAAGCCTTGAGGGCATTGAAATCGTCGGCTTGCTCGCGCACTAGGCGCTGCACCAGCGGCGTGCCGGGCAGGACCACCAGGGTGGCGAATTCACCGGCCGCCACGGTCAGCTCCAGCGGAGCCTTGGCCGCGCCCTGGACCAGTTCGCCCTTGATGGCCTTGGCCGCCGGCACCGTCAGGTAGTCGGAGACCGGCTTGGCGGCTTCCAGCTGCAGGCGCGCGGCGGAGCCGGAGGCCTGCAGCGCCAGGGGCTCGCTGCCGGCATT includes these proteins:
- a CDS encoding alginate O-acetyltransferase AlgF translates to MKALLLLGLLATGVAQAEVSLYPTGPSEDSAFLRFVNAGSEPLALQASGSAARLQLEAAKPVSDYLTVPAAKAIKGELVQGAAKAPLELTVAAGEFATLVVLPGTPLVQRLVREQADDFNALKASLAFYSLDPQCAAPGLQAAGRNAEIFKDVTDGTLQRRSLNAVALKVQLTCAGQPQGAPLDLGELKAGERYSVLLLPGAAGPRLLATQDAIAH